Proteins encoded in a region of the Tubulanus polymorphus chromosome 10, tnTubPoly1.2, whole genome shotgun sequence genome:
- the LOC141912291 gene encoding uncharacterized protein LOC141912291 isoform X1, translating to MTEMNSEAVVVVETAAAAPVATPVMTTTDQRNFAGSNGEQFISPGIFETFSQTRNFAQLLQLKIWELEGVSSQRLCEEEPTPHQEQPNIEKKEVKKCMPPQHQHNPKQRFPFPRLSKISLAEQQEYLHLFQKYSHFNPVQPMKNDLAEIKKLQELQVKIDAEREDFLIYLEYVAYHSVSDYKYMHPDASRYIEELLEFKASLVNHYPQLYSYYETIPLGVCSAKAAPVMSYLGTLLEIGSTRRVNLPNLRSFTQRPKAIIKYSQLAGRFPIKRKPTDQKNPKWNKPVCSDDQNAERLAIKYDAQIVVSSSTLKCLVDNHSSMKDNHNWEIPVVVKTYDVYIEGKTVKKKVVYLDKPFYYDELTAKRKNTKFFKKSARYFMTQTTPASKTGNNKGKSPPMKAGFKSSVNQQTTLIKFEKATTYRYKDFDSVEATPVSSPAPAAADIVKVRDETEAKSAAIFAISGEDIDNLETFGNIDDKTIELSKSKYLHHREVDVIGLDERSVGKLENVDEAVDSRDDAWLDEMKEMGAKQTGGGRKKIVAAVENTPSAVKEGIRVTRRSMQMKNDVDEGKRITTRQSRKVDEQVEEGPVAGVASVNIEGGGKRKRGRPRKSDVLLAVKKEVLQVNTEDVPETAAHKNVNLDDLEEAKDEVIEDSIESKKTGSDKKRRLKGPAGNSETELGGAEMKVDGGECRMTRARKSLADEKDVQRTRSGRRLPLLPSGTSPSATTMVKTRGGKRSIEDENIVETDANKPKITKKDIDGDDESEEKRQEKEAHSVEKRENVGDDDKIEEKRLEEEANSVRNEDIGDGDDDEDESEEKTQEEEANSLQKEEDLIEQITGKEQKGAESVVEELPEIEETPNEMSQEAVVANQDVSEQKSVENREEPAMKTTESENASKHNDIPLKEVKITKKKDTKSLMSNLFGDDDESEDEVGMEIVANVDDAAAIPRRRISPSRRKVVTASTSAPSETIPDPVVKKAKKNKSSFNISEALGAVKQPLPAGKREEMKKTEGSTFDDIMNMQTQFLKSNTPKTKPHQTGSGARKEDPSQFLDTDQFNVTYGLWSFGEHRLIVRCQLHGCLHDSNNTLINVPVYIIPKMEYQPMFGMEVLSVGDVARTWMSSFIRQNCQIIRPRVNAFNHDIMTVEQVDPARIIPPQSNFKPDKYMNVIHHILESVSRLSEGYYLLKHDKGDINCRLLAHSTHEQSRNTYDFHKNISTSANKLSEKYVEWLPIDVNFVTCYHRKFNRVPATFDPEGFTTHGKSGFHSYQPQQQQQVGKNKKKKNKKKNKKKSN from the exons ATGACTGAGATGAATTCAGAAGCCGTAGTAGTAGTAGAAACAGCGGCGGCGGCTCCCGTCGCCACTCCAGTGATGACTACAACAGATCAGAGGAATTTCGCCGGTAGCAACGGCGAGCAATTTATTTCGCCGGGAATCTTCGAAACTTTTTCACAAACTCGAAACTTCGCGCAACTTTTACAACTgaaaatctgggaattagaAGGCGTCTCGTCGCAAAGGTTATGCGAAGAAGAACCTACACCGCACCAG GAGCaaccaaatattgaaaagaaagaagtAAAGAAGTGTAT GCCTCCGCAGCATCAGCACAATCCGAAGCAAAGATTTCCGTTTCCGCGACTGTCGAAGATCAGCCTCGCCGAACAGCAAGAGTACCTGCATCTATTCCAGAAATACTCGCATTTCAATCCGGTACAACCGATGAAAAACGATCTCgccgaaataaaaaaactacAG GAACTTCAAGTAAAGATTGATGCGGAACGAGAAGATTTTCTGATATATTTAGAATACGTCGCCTACCATTCGGTTTCCGATTACAAATACATGCATCCCGACGCCAGCAGATACATAGAG GAATTGTTAGAATTTAAAGCATCATTAGTGAATCATTATCCGCAGTTGTATAGTTACTATGAGACTATACCGCTAGGAGTGTGCAGCGCGAAGGCTGCTCCGGTCATGAGTTACCTAGGCACATTGTTAGAAATT GGTTCGACGCGGAGAGTGAATTTACCGAATTTACGCTCGTTCACACAGCGACCGAAAGCGATTATTAAATACAGTCAACTCGCCGGCCGATTCCCGATTAAACGAAAACCGACCGATCAGAAAAACCCCAAGTGGAACAAACCG GTTTGTAGCGACGATCAGAACGCGGAACGATTGGCGATAAAATACGACGCTCAAATCGTCGTCAGTTCGAGTACGTTGAAATGTTTAGTCGATAATCACAGTTCGATGAAGGACAATCACAACTGGGAAATACCTGTCGTCGTTAAAACATACGACGTTTACA TTGAAGGCAAAACGGTTAAAAAGAAAGTCGTTTATCTCGATAAACCGTTCTATTACGACGAATTGACGGCGAAACGTAAAAATACGAAATTCTTCAAGAAATCCGCGAGATATTTCATGACTCAAACGACGCCGGCGTCGAAAACCGGCAACAACAAAGGCAAATCACCACCGATGAAAGCGGGCTTCAAATCATCAGTTAACCAGCAGACGACACTAATCAAGTTCGAGAAGGCAACTACATATCGTTATAAAGATTTCGATAGCGTTGAAGCTACTCCGGTGTCGAGTCCGGCGCCCGCTGCGGCGGATATCGTCAAGGTTAGAGACGAAACCGAGGCGAAGTCCGCAGCCATATTCGCTATTTCCGGTGAAGATATCGATAATCTGGAAACGTTCGGTAATATCGACGATAAAACGATCGAACTATCAAAATCTAAATATCTACATCATCGCGAAGTCGATGTTATTGGTTTGGATGAAAGGTCGGTCGGGAAGCTGGAAAATGTTGATGAAGCTGTTGATTCAAGAGATGATGCCTGGCTCGACGAGATGAAAGAGATGGGCGCTAAGCAGACGGGCGGAGGTCGTAAGAAGATCGTTGCCGCGGTTGAGAATACGCCGTCTGCGGTCAAGGAAGGTATTCGAGTAACGAGACGTTCAATGCAGATGAAGAATGACGTCGATGAAGGGAAGAGAATTACGACGAGACAATCAAGGAAAGTTGATGAGCAGGTGGAAGAGGGCCCCGTTGCTGGAGTTGCGTCTGTGAATATTGAAGGTGGCGGTAAAAGGAAAAGAGGCCGTCCGAGGAAAAGCGATGTTTTGCTTGCTGTGAAGAAGGAAGTGCTGCAGGTAAATACTGAGGACGTTCCAGAAACAGCTGCTCATAAAAATGTGAATTTGGATGATTTAGAAGAAGCTAAGGATGAAGTGATTGAAGATTCGATTGAAAGTAAAAAGACTGGAAGTGATAAGAAAAGGCGTTTGAAAGGTCCTGCTGGAAATTCGGAAACGGAGCTCGGTGGAGCGGAGATGAAAGTTGATGGCGGTGAATGTCGAATGACTCGAGCTCGGAAATCTTTGGCTGACGAGAAAGACGTGCAGCGCACTCGTTCCGGGCGACGTCTGCCGCTGCTGCCGTCGGGGACGAGTCCGTCTGCAACGACGATGGTTAAAACACGAGGAGGAAAACGCTCGATCGAAGATGAGAATATCGTCGAAACCGACGCGAATAAACCGAAAATAACGAAGAAGGATattgatggtgatgatgagaGTGAAGAGAAAAGACAAGAGAAAGAAGCGCATTCAGTTGAAAAGAGGGAGAATGTCGGTGACGATGATAAGATTGAAGAGAAAAGACTAGAGGAAGAAGCGAATTCAGTTAGAAATGAGGATAttggtgatggtgatgatgatgaagatgagagTGAAGAGAAAACACAGGAGGAAGAAGCTAATTCACTTCAAAAGGAGGAGGATTTGATCGAGCAGATAACTGGAAAGGAGCAAAAAGGAGCTGAAAGTGTTGTAGAGGAGCTTCCTGAAATTGAAGAAACACCTAATGAAATGAGTCAAGAAGCTGTAGTCGCAAATCAGGACGTGTCTGAACAAAAGTCGGTTGAAAACAGGGAGGAACCAGCGATGAAAACTACCGAATCGGAAAACGCCTCAAAACACAATGATATTCCTTTGAAAGAGGTGAAAATTACCAAAAAGAAGGACACAAAATCGTTGATGAGTAATTTATTcggcgatgatgatgaaagcGAAGATGAAGTCGGGATGGAGATCGTTGCGAATGTTGACGACGCCGCAGCGATACCGCGACGTCGGATATCCCCGAGCAGACGTAAAGTCGTAACCGCGAGCACCTCCGCGCCGTCGGAGACCATCCCCGACCCGGTCGTTAAAAAAGCGAAGAAGAACAAGAGTAGTTTTAATATATCGGAAGCTCTCGGCGCAGTGAAACAGCCGCTGCCCGCGGGTAAACGAGAAGAGATGAAGAAGACAGAGGGATCGACGTTTGATGATATAATGAACATGCAAACACAGTTCTTAAAGTCGAATACGCCGAAAACAAAACCTCACCAAACAG GCAGCGGTGCTCGTAAAGAAGACCCATCACAGTTCCTCGACACCGATCAGTTCAACGTAACGTACGGATTGTGGAGTTTTGGAGAACATCGTTTAATCGTACGCTGTCAGCTTCACGGCTGCTTACACGATAGCAATAATACACTTATT aATGTTCCAGTGTATATAATTCCTAAGATGGAATACCAGCCGATGTTCGGGATGGAAGTTTTATCAGTCGGTGACGTGGCAAGAACTTGGATGTCTTCGTTCATACGACAAAACTGTCAAATTATCAGAC CTCGCGTGAATGCATTCAATCACGATATCATGACAGTTGAACAAGTCGACCCTGCTAGAATTATTCCACCTCAATCAAATTTCAA GCCGGATAAATACATGAACGTCATTCatcatattttggaatcagtTTCCAG attgtcCGAAGGTTATTATCTGTTGAAACACGATAAAGGTGACATCAACTGTCGTCTGCTGGCGCATTCCACGCATGAACAATCCAG GAACACGTACGATTTCCACAAGAACATTTCGACGTCGGCGAATAAATTATCTGAGAAATACGTCGAGTGGCTCCCGATCGACGTGAACTTCGTGACGTGTTATCATCGGAAGTTTAATCGCGTTCCGGCGACGTTCGATCCAGAAG GTTTCACAACTCATGGGAAAAGTGGATTCCACTCTTATCAAccgcagcaacagcaacaagtgggcaaaaataaaaagaagaaaaacaaaaagaagaaCAAGAAGAAATCCAATTGA
- the LOC141911869 gene encoding uncharacterized protein LOC141911869 — protein sequence MGGMFTSLFKGLFGKKEMRILMVGLDAAGKTTILYKLKLGEIVTTIPTIGFNVETVEYKNISFTVWDVGGQDKIRPLWRHYFQNTQGLIFVVDSNDRERVGEAKEELGRMLNEDELRDAVLLVFANKQDLPNAMNAAEITDKLGLHNLRNRNWYIQATCATSGDGLYEGLDWLSNQLKNMGAFASLFKGLFGKKEMRILMVGLDAAGKTTILYKLKLGEIVTTIPTIGFNVETVEYKNISFTVWDVGGQDKIRPLWRHYFQNTQGLIFVVDSNDRERVGEAKEELNRMLNEDELRDAVLLVFANKQDLPNAMNAAELTDKLGLHHLRNRNWYIQATCATSGDGLYEGLDWLSNQLKSQK from the exons ATGGGTGGAATGTTTACGAGTTTGTTCAAAGGTCTGTTCGGCAAGAAAGAGATGAGAATTTTGATGGTCGGTTTGGACGCGGCCGGTAAAACAACGATTTTATACAAGCTGAAATTAGGTGAAATCGTTACAACTATTCCGACCATCG GATTCAACGTAGAAACGGTAGAATATAAAAACATTAGTTTCACCGTGTGGGACGTCGGCGGTCAAGATAAAATCAGACCTTTGTGGCGACATTATTTCCAGAATACGCAAG GTTTGATATTCGTAGTCGACAGTAACGATAGAGAACGTGTCGGCGAAGCTAAAGAAGAATTAGGTCGAATGTTAAACGAAGATGAGCTCAGAGACGCCGTTTTATTAGTGTTCGCCAACAAACAG gatTTACCGAACGCGATGAACGCCGCCGAAATCACCGATAAATTAGGACTTCACAACCTGCGTAATCGTAACTGGTATATACAGGCGACGTGCGCGACGAGCGGTGACGGACTTTACGAGGGTCTCGATTGGCTTTCGAACCAGTTGAA AAACATGGGCGCGTTCGCGAGTTTGTTCAAAGGTCTGTTCGGCAAGAAAGAGATGAGAATTTTGATGGTCGGTTTGGACGCGGCTGGTAAAACAACGATTTTATACAAACTGAAATTAGGTGAAATCGTTACAACTATTCCGACCATCG GATTCAACGTAGAAACGGTAGAATATAAAAACATTAGTTTCACCGTGTGGGACGTCGGCGGTCAAGATAAAATCAGACCTTTGTGGCGACATTATTTCCAGAATACGCAAG GTTTGATATTCGTAGTCGACAGTAACGATAGAGAACGTGTCGGCGAAGCTAAAGAAGAATTAAATCGAATGTTAAACGAAGATGAGCTCAGAGACGCCGTTTTATTAGTGTTCGCCAACAAACAG GATTTACCGAACGCGATGAACGCCGCCGAACTCACGGACAAATTAGGACTTCACCACCTGCGTAATCGTAACTGGTATATACAGGCGACGTGCGCGACGAGCGGTGACGGACTTTACGAGGGTCTCGATTGGCTTTCGAACCAGTTGAAAAGTCAGAAAtaa
- the LOC141912291 gene encoding uncharacterized protein LOC141912291 isoform X2, with translation MTEMNSEAVVVVETAAAAPVATPVMTTTDQRNFAGSNGEQFISPGIFETFSQTRNFAQLLQLKIWELEGVSSQRLCEEEPTPHQEQPNIEKKEVKKCMPPQHQHNPKQRFPFPRLSKISLAEQQEYLHLFQKYSHFNPVQPMKNDLAEIKKLQELQVKIDAEREDFLIYLEYVAYHSVSDYKYMHPDASRYIEELLEFKASLVNHYPQLYSYYETIPLGVCSAKAAPVMSYLGTLLEIGSTRRVNLPNLRSFTQRPKAIIKYSQLAGRFPIKRKPTDQKNPKWNKPVCSDDQNAERLAIKYDAQIVVSSSTLKCLVDNHSSMKDNHNWEIPVVVKTYDVYIEGKTVKKKVVYLDKPFYYDELTAKRKNTKFFKKSARYFMTQTTPASKTGNNKGKSPPMKAGFKSSVNQQTTLIKFEKATTYRYKDFDSVEATPVSSPAPAAADIVKVRDETEAKSAAIFAISGEDIDNLETFGNIDDKTIELSKSKYLHHREVDVIGLDERSVGKLENVDEAVDSRDDAWLDEMKEMGAKQTGGGRKKIVAAVENTPSAVKEGIRVTRRSMQMKNDVDEGKRITTRQSRKVDEQVEEGPVAGVASVNIEGGGKRKRGRPRKSDVLLAVKKEVLQVNTEDVPETAAHKNVNLDDLEEAKDEVIEDSIESKKTGSDKKRRLKGPAGNSETELGGAEMKVDGGECRMTRARKSLADEKDVQRTRSGRRLPLLPSGTSPSATTMVKTRGGKRSIEDENIVETDANKPKITKKDIDGDDESEEKRQEKEAHSVEKRENVGDDDKIEEKRLEEEANSVRNEDIGDGDDDEDESEEKTQEEEANSLQKEEDLIEQITGKEQKGAESVVEELPEIEETPNEMSQEAVVANQDVSEQKSVENREEPAMKTTESENASKHNDIPLKEVKITKKKDTKSLMSNLFGDDDESEDEVGMEIVANVDDAAAIPRRRISPSRRKVVTASTSAPSETIPDPVVKKAKKNKSSFNISEALGAVKQPLPAGKREEMKKTEGSTFDDIMNMQTQFLKSNTPKTKPHQTGSGARKEDPSQFLDTDQFNVTYGLWSFGEHRLIVRCQLHGCLHDSNNTLNVPVYIIPKMEYQPMFGMEVLSVGDVARTWMSSFIRQNCQIIRPRVNAFNHDIMTVEQVDPARIIPPQSNFKPDKYMNVIHHILESVSRLSEGYYLLKHDKGDINCRLLAHSTHEQSRNTYDFHKNISTSANKLSEKYVEWLPIDVNFVTCYHRKFNRVPATFDPEGFTTHGKSGFHSYQPQQQQQVGKNKKKKNKKKNKKKSN, from the exons ATGACTGAGATGAATTCAGAAGCCGTAGTAGTAGTAGAAACAGCGGCGGCGGCTCCCGTCGCCACTCCAGTGATGACTACAACAGATCAGAGGAATTTCGCCGGTAGCAACGGCGAGCAATTTATTTCGCCGGGAATCTTCGAAACTTTTTCACAAACTCGAAACTTCGCGCAACTTTTACAACTgaaaatctgggaattagaAGGCGTCTCGTCGCAAAGGTTATGCGAAGAAGAACCTACACCGCACCAG GAGCaaccaaatattgaaaagaaagaagtAAAGAAGTGTAT GCCTCCGCAGCATCAGCACAATCCGAAGCAAAGATTTCCGTTTCCGCGACTGTCGAAGATCAGCCTCGCCGAACAGCAAGAGTACCTGCATCTATTCCAGAAATACTCGCATTTCAATCCGGTACAACCGATGAAAAACGATCTCgccgaaataaaaaaactacAG GAACTTCAAGTAAAGATTGATGCGGAACGAGAAGATTTTCTGATATATTTAGAATACGTCGCCTACCATTCGGTTTCCGATTACAAATACATGCATCCCGACGCCAGCAGATACATAGAG GAATTGTTAGAATTTAAAGCATCATTAGTGAATCATTATCCGCAGTTGTATAGTTACTATGAGACTATACCGCTAGGAGTGTGCAGCGCGAAGGCTGCTCCGGTCATGAGTTACCTAGGCACATTGTTAGAAATT GGTTCGACGCGGAGAGTGAATTTACCGAATTTACGCTCGTTCACACAGCGACCGAAAGCGATTATTAAATACAGTCAACTCGCCGGCCGATTCCCGATTAAACGAAAACCGACCGATCAGAAAAACCCCAAGTGGAACAAACCG GTTTGTAGCGACGATCAGAACGCGGAACGATTGGCGATAAAATACGACGCTCAAATCGTCGTCAGTTCGAGTACGTTGAAATGTTTAGTCGATAATCACAGTTCGATGAAGGACAATCACAACTGGGAAATACCTGTCGTCGTTAAAACATACGACGTTTACA TTGAAGGCAAAACGGTTAAAAAGAAAGTCGTTTATCTCGATAAACCGTTCTATTACGACGAATTGACGGCGAAACGTAAAAATACGAAATTCTTCAAGAAATCCGCGAGATATTTCATGACTCAAACGACGCCGGCGTCGAAAACCGGCAACAACAAAGGCAAATCACCACCGATGAAAGCGGGCTTCAAATCATCAGTTAACCAGCAGACGACACTAATCAAGTTCGAGAAGGCAACTACATATCGTTATAAAGATTTCGATAGCGTTGAAGCTACTCCGGTGTCGAGTCCGGCGCCCGCTGCGGCGGATATCGTCAAGGTTAGAGACGAAACCGAGGCGAAGTCCGCAGCCATATTCGCTATTTCCGGTGAAGATATCGATAATCTGGAAACGTTCGGTAATATCGACGATAAAACGATCGAACTATCAAAATCTAAATATCTACATCATCGCGAAGTCGATGTTATTGGTTTGGATGAAAGGTCGGTCGGGAAGCTGGAAAATGTTGATGAAGCTGTTGATTCAAGAGATGATGCCTGGCTCGACGAGATGAAAGAGATGGGCGCTAAGCAGACGGGCGGAGGTCGTAAGAAGATCGTTGCCGCGGTTGAGAATACGCCGTCTGCGGTCAAGGAAGGTATTCGAGTAACGAGACGTTCAATGCAGATGAAGAATGACGTCGATGAAGGGAAGAGAATTACGACGAGACAATCAAGGAAAGTTGATGAGCAGGTGGAAGAGGGCCCCGTTGCTGGAGTTGCGTCTGTGAATATTGAAGGTGGCGGTAAAAGGAAAAGAGGCCGTCCGAGGAAAAGCGATGTTTTGCTTGCTGTGAAGAAGGAAGTGCTGCAGGTAAATACTGAGGACGTTCCAGAAACAGCTGCTCATAAAAATGTGAATTTGGATGATTTAGAAGAAGCTAAGGATGAAGTGATTGAAGATTCGATTGAAAGTAAAAAGACTGGAAGTGATAAGAAAAGGCGTTTGAAAGGTCCTGCTGGAAATTCGGAAACGGAGCTCGGTGGAGCGGAGATGAAAGTTGATGGCGGTGAATGTCGAATGACTCGAGCTCGGAAATCTTTGGCTGACGAGAAAGACGTGCAGCGCACTCGTTCCGGGCGACGTCTGCCGCTGCTGCCGTCGGGGACGAGTCCGTCTGCAACGACGATGGTTAAAACACGAGGAGGAAAACGCTCGATCGAAGATGAGAATATCGTCGAAACCGACGCGAATAAACCGAAAATAACGAAGAAGGATattgatggtgatgatgagaGTGAAGAGAAAAGACAAGAGAAAGAAGCGCATTCAGTTGAAAAGAGGGAGAATGTCGGTGACGATGATAAGATTGAAGAGAAAAGACTAGAGGAAGAAGCGAATTCAGTTAGAAATGAGGATAttggtgatggtgatgatgatgaagatgagagTGAAGAGAAAACACAGGAGGAAGAAGCTAATTCACTTCAAAAGGAGGAGGATTTGATCGAGCAGATAACTGGAAAGGAGCAAAAAGGAGCTGAAAGTGTTGTAGAGGAGCTTCCTGAAATTGAAGAAACACCTAATGAAATGAGTCAAGAAGCTGTAGTCGCAAATCAGGACGTGTCTGAACAAAAGTCGGTTGAAAACAGGGAGGAACCAGCGATGAAAACTACCGAATCGGAAAACGCCTCAAAACACAATGATATTCCTTTGAAAGAGGTGAAAATTACCAAAAAGAAGGACACAAAATCGTTGATGAGTAATTTATTcggcgatgatgatgaaagcGAAGATGAAGTCGGGATGGAGATCGTTGCGAATGTTGACGACGCCGCAGCGATACCGCGACGTCGGATATCCCCGAGCAGACGTAAAGTCGTAACCGCGAGCACCTCCGCGCCGTCGGAGACCATCCCCGACCCGGTCGTTAAAAAAGCGAAGAAGAACAAGAGTAGTTTTAATATATCGGAAGCTCTCGGCGCAGTGAAACAGCCGCTGCCCGCGGGTAAACGAGAAGAGATGAAGAAGACAGAGGGATCGACGTTTGATGATATAATGAACATGCAAACACAGTTCTTAAAGTCGAATACGCCGAAAACAAAACCTCACCAAACAG GCAGCGGTGCTCGTAAAGAAGACCCATCACAGTTCCTCGACACCGATCAGTTCAACGTAACGTACGGATTGTGGAGTTTTGGAGAACATCGTTTAATCGTACGCTGTCAGCTTCACGGCTGCTTACACGATAGCAATAATACACTT aATGTTCCAGTGTATATAATTCCTAAGATGGAATACCAGCCGATGTTCGGGATGGAAGTTTTATCAGTCGGTGACGTGGCAAGAACTTGGATGTCTTCGTTCATACGACAAAACTGTCAAATTATCAGAC CTCGCGTGAATGCATTCAATCACGATATCATGACAGTTGAACAAGTCGACCCTGCTAGAATTATTCCACCTCAATCAAATTTCAA GCCGGATAAATACATGAACGTCATTCatcatattttggaatcagtTTCCAG attgtcCGAAGGTTATTATCTGTTGAAACACGATAAAGGTGACATCAACTGTCGTCTGCTGGCGCATTCCACGCATGAACAATCCAG GAACACGTACGATTTCCACAAGAACATTTCGACGTCGGCGAATAAATTATCTGAGAAATACGTCGAGTGGCTCCCGATCGACGTGAACTTCGTGACGTGTTATCATCGGAAGTTTAATCGCGTTCCGGCGACGTTCGATCCAGAAG GTTTCACAACTCATGGGAAAAGTGGATTCCACTCTTATCAAccgcagcaacagcaacaagtgggcaaaaataaaaagaagaaaaacaaaaagaagaaCAAGAAGAAATCCAATTGA
- the LOC141912292 gene encoding kelch-like protein 24a encodes MESMSFLIGKILTGTTTSESSVLPVMDDDTLETRRSNHGVRLLEKCHQFRRSGLFCDVALETDSGQRYEAHRTVLCASSAYFEGMFAGGLSESQRDVVRIRGIEDDAMYEIVEYAYTARASITPENIQSLLSAASMLQITALTEMCTRALATYLNAENCIGIRRFADAYHLDELRAAATTYALVNFGDVVRHDEFDEQTDDELIELIGSDRLNVRREESVFNAVVKWVAFDEASRGDRLVKILEYIRLPLVSWSFLKQTVAQHELLKSREDCLSFVKEAYQYQSKEFHPDLLPHQCNPSVLRSRPRQSFMEKEYIYIVGGERSPGRQFLDSIEVYKPGTGEWSKMPSLPAPCRGPGITTIGDDLYIVGGWSSHALNTLHVLNLKTKVWKQKSPMSECRSSVAVVAAEDGVYAFGGYNDYSSVRSVERYDPDENTWKKVSDMLISRSMADATCLDNYIYVIGGYDGITDLKSAEKYDLKDEKWSLISDMHVRRCMLSVTVCKNYIYAVGGMDNDISVTSAERYCPTTDQWTLIACMELQRSGLGLVTVRGCLYALAGYNDISHMNSVEKYDPEKDEWSICGYMEINRWRFGCCT; translated from the exons ATGGAAAGTATGTCTTTCTTAATCGGTAAGATTTTGACTGGGACGACAACATCAGAATCATCTGTCCTGCCag tcatGGATGACGACACATTGGAGACACGCCGCTCGAATCACGGAGTTCGTTTACTCGAAAAGTGTCACCAGTTCCGAAGGAGCGGTCTGTTCTGTGACGTCGCGCTCGAAACCGACTCCGGCCAGCGGTACGAAGCTCATCGCACGGTTCTGTGCGCGTCGAGCGCGTACTTCGAGGGAATGTTCGCTGGCGGTCTGTCGGAGAGTCAACGCGACGTCGTGCGAATACGTGGCATCGAAGACGACGCGATGTACGAGATCGTCGAATACGCGTACACGGCACGCGCGAGCATCACGCCCGAGAATATCCAGAGTTTGTTATCGGCGGCGTCGATGCTGCAGATAACGGCGTTGACCGAGATGTGCACGCGCGCGCTCGCGACGTATCTGAACGCGGAGAATTGCATCGGTATTCGTCGGTTCGCCGACGCGTACCACCTCGACGAGTTGCGAGCGGCGGCGACGACATACGCGCTCGTTAACTTCGGCGACGTCGTCCGTCACGACGAGTTCGACGAGCAGACGGACGACGAACTGATCGAGTTGATCGGCAGCGATCGTTTGAACGTGCGTCGCGAGGAATCGGTGTTCAACGCGGTCGTGAAATGGGTCGCGTTCGACGAGGCGTCGCGCGGAGATCGTCTGGTGAAGATTCTCGAGTATATACGTCTGCCGCTCGTCAGCTGGTCGTTTCTGAAGCAGACGGTCGCGCAGCatgaattactgaaatcaagaGAGGATTGTCTGTCATTTGTCAAG gagGCCTATCAGTATCAGTCGAAAGAGTTTCATCCCGATTTACTGCCTCATCAGTGTAACCCGTCCGTTCTGAGGTCACGTCCCAGACAATCATTCATGGAGAAGGAATATATTTACATAGTCG gtgGAGAGCGCTCCCCGGGGCGACAGTTTTTAGACAGTATTGAGGTGTATAAACCGGGCACAGGTGAATGGAGTAAAATGCCGAGTCTTCCAGCGCCGTGCCGCGGACCGGGTATTACTACTATCGGCGATGATTTATACATAGTCGGTGGTTGGTCGTCGCACGCTTTGAATACTCTTCACGTCCTCAACTTAAAG ACGAAAGTTTGGAAGCAGAAGTCTCCGATGTCGGAATGTCGTAGTAGCGTTGCCGTGGTTGCAGCAGAAGACGGCGTCTACGCGTTCGGCGGTTATAACGACTACAGTTCGGTTCGTTCGGTCGAACGTTACGACCCCGATGAAAACACGTGGAAAAAAGTTTCAG ATATGTTAATTTCGAGGAGTATGGCAGACGCTACTTGTTTGGATAATTATATCTACGTGATCGGTGGCTACGACGGAATAACCGATTTAAAATCGGctgaaaaatatgatttaaaG gacGAGAAATGGAGTTTAATCAGTGATATGCACGTACGGCGTTGTATGTTAAGTGTTACTGTGTGTAAGAATTACATCTACGCGGTCGGCGGGATGGATAATGACATCAG TGTTACGTCTGCTGAGCGTTATTGCCCGACGACCGATCAATGGACTCTGATAGCGTGTATGGAACTGCAGCGTAGCGGACTCGGACTCGTAACGGTTCGCGGGTGTCTGTACGCCCTCGCCGGTTATAACGACATCAGTCACATGAATTCCGTCGAGAAATACGACCCAGAAAAAGACGAATGGTCGATCTGCGGTTATATGGAGATTAATAGGTGGCGCTTCGGTTGCTGTACGTAA